The following are encoded together in the Blastocatellia bacterium genome:
- the rplL gene encoding 50S ribosomal protein L7/L12 produces MSAERLQGIVDQIKDLTLLEASQLVKMMEETFGVSAAAAAVAAAPAAGAAAAPVVEEKDEFDVILTGLADPGKKIGVIKVVREITNLGLKEAKDLVEGAPKAVKEAAPKDEAETLRKKLTDAGATVELK; encoded by the coding sequence ATGTCGGCAGAAAGACTTCAAGGAATCGTTGATCAGATTAAAGACCTCACGCTGTTGGAAGCGTCACAACTGGTGAAGATGATGGAAGAGACCTTCGGCGTGTCGGCGGCGGCGGCGGCAGTCGCGGCGGCCCCGGCGGCAGGCGCGGCGGCGGCCCCGGTGGTCGAGGAGAAGGATGAGTTCGATGTCATCCTCACCGGCCTGGCTGACCCCGGCAAGAAGATCGGCGTCATCAAGGTCGTGCGCGAGATCACCAACCTCGGCCTCAAGGAAGCCAAGGACCTGGTCGAAGGCGCGCCCAAGGCCGTCAAGGAAGCCGCGCCCAAGGACGAGGCTGAGACCCTTCGCAAGAAACTCACGGATGCGGGCGCGACCGTTGAGCTGAAGTAG
- the rplA gene encoding 50S ribosomal protein L1: MAGKKYRAAVEQIESNRLYTVPEAVELAKKIAYAKFDETVELDMTLGVDPRKADQMVRGTVVLPHGLGKSKRVVVIAGTPDKLQEAQDAGADESGGDDIVTRIKGGWLDFDALIATPDMMRGVGQLGKILGPRGLMPNPKTGTVTADVARAVRETKAGKVEFRVDKTGVIHAPVGKVSFEPQLLAENAKTLIDAVMRAKPSAAKGKYVKNATLSSTMGPGIKLNTAEF, from the coding sequence ACCGGCTCTATACGGTCCCGGAAGCGGTCGAGCTTGCCAAGAAGATCGCCTACGCGAAGTTTGATGAAACGGTCGAGCTGGATATGACGCTCGGCGTTGACCCGCGCAAAGCCGACCAGATGGTGCGCGGCACGGTGGTGCTGCCGCACGGGCTCGGCAAGTCGAAGCGCGTCGTGGTGATTGCCGGGACGCCCGACAAGCTGCAAGAAGCGCAGGATGCGGGCGCCGACGAATCGGGCGGCGACGACATCGTCACCCGCATCAAGGGCGGCTGGCTCGACTTCGACGCGCTGATTGCGACGCCCGACATGATGCGCGGCGTCGGTCAGCTCGGCAAAATCCTCGGCCCGCGCGGCTTAATGCCGAACCCGAAGACCGGCACCGTCACCGCGGACGTGGCGCGCGCCGTGCGCGAAACCAAGGCCGGCAAGGTCGAGTTCCGCGTTGACAAAACCGGCGTCATTCACGCGCCCGTAGGCAAAGTGAGCTTCGAGCCGCAACTGCTCGCCGAAAACGCCAAGACGCTGATTGACGCGGTCATGCGCGCCAAGCCGTCGGCGGCCAAAGGCAAGTACGTGAAGAACGCGACGCTCTCATCGACGATGGGGCCGGGCATCAAGCTCAACACCGCGGAGTTTTAA
- the rplJ gene encoding 50S ribosomal protein L10, with the protein MKTRAQKQQEIDVLHQEFQESPHALLVGFQGIKVGDDERLRRELRQANLSYRVVKNTLAIRAAEGTPMDSIKENFTGATAIALSKDDPVTLAKVLSKWAKESPVFSFKAGIVEGQAIRVQDIEAIATMPSKEELVSKIMFLINSGAQRLAVATAGVARNLTVVIDQVRAQKENA; encoded by the coding sequence GTGAAAACAAGGGCACAGAAACAGCAGGAGATAGACGTTCTCCACCAGGAGTTTCAGGAGTCGCCGCACGCGCTGCTCGTCGGCTTTCAAGGCATTAAGGTCGGCGACGACGAGCGCTTGCGCCGCGAGTTGCGCCAGGCGAACCTGAGCTACCGCGTCGTGAAGAATACCCTGGCCATCCGCGCCGCCGAAGGCACGCCGATGGATTCGATCAAGGAAAACTTCACCGGCGCGACGGCCATCGCTTTGTCGAAAGACGATCCGGTCACCCTCGCCAAGGTGTTGTCGAAGTGGGCCAAAGAAAGCCCGGTCTTTTCCTTCAAGGCGGGCATCGTTGAAGGCCAGGCCATCCGCGTGCAGGACATCGAGGCGATTGCCACGATGCCGTCGAAGGAAGAGCTGGTCTCGAAGATCATGTTCCTGATCAACAGCGGCGCGCAGCGGCTGGCGGTGGCGACCGCCGGTGTGGCGCGCAATCTGACGGTGGTTATTGATCAGGTGCGGGCGCAGAAAGAAAACGCATAG